The following proteins come from a genomic window of Candidatus Alcyoniella australis:
- a CDS encoding N-acetylmuramoyl-L-alanine amidase, whose translation MLQEGRPLQGLPLWALALLLLLPLLLGAAQVSVGGHSALIPAWTIEGEQYYDLSALCRALEVKLTSHPETQRSSLARGTSRLVLAPGSPQLLLDGRVIQLPSPPRWVQGAVAVPAAFLGPLSELLGSPVIIESFTSDDRPGAELIRAALEPAAISRVVLDPGHGGSDPGALGPEGHCEKDVTLAVALMAKPIIERELGCEVLMTRTSDVFVPLAERTRLANAWGADLFVSIHANGYRRSEASGVETFYLAMTASDEQAAAVAAEENAVLQLEGGPSPDALSDLQAILWDMVQTEVLQASAEVAELIQSRLADFAETANRGVKQAPFFVLIGTQMPAVLVEVGFITNPDEARRLSRPEVQLELARAIAMAIVDYDARLRNGM comes from the coding sequence ATGCTTCAAGAGGGTAGGCCGTTGCAGGGATTGCCGCTGTGGGCGTTGGCCCTGCTGCTGTTGCTGCCGCTGCTGCTGGGCGCGGCCCAGGTCAGCGTCGGCGGACACTCGGCACTGATCCCCGCTTGGACAATCGAGGGCGAGCAGTACTATGACCTGTCGGCGCTGTGCCGAGCCCTCGAGGTCAAGCTGACCTCGCACCCTGAAACGCAACGCAGCAGCCTAGCCCGCGGCACCTCGCGTTTGGTGCTCGCCCCCGGGTCGCCACAGCTGCTGCTCGATGGCCGAGTGATCCAGCTGCCCTCGCCGCCGCGCTGGGTGCAGGGCGCCGTAGCGGTCCCGGCCGCGTTTCTCGGGCCGCTCTCGGAGCTGCTGGGATCGCCGGTTATCATCGAGTCGTTTACGTCCGATGATCGGCCGGGTGCCGAGCTGATCCGGGCTGCGCTCGAGCCCGCGGCCATCAGCCGGGTGGTGCTCGACCCCGGGCACGGCGGGAGCGATCCCGGCGCGTTGGGGCCCGAGGGCCATTGCGAAAAGGACGTGACCCTGGCCGTGGCGTTGATGGCCAAGCCGATCATCGAGCGCGAGCTGGGGTGCGAGGTGCTGATGACGCGCACCAGCGACGTGTTCGTACCGCTGGCCGAGCGTACGCGCCTGGCCAACGCCTGGGGCGCGGATCTGTTCGTCAGCATTCACGCCAACGGCTATCGCCGCAGCGAGGCCAGCGGGGTCGAGACCTTCTACCTGGCGATGACCGCCTCGGACGAGCAGGCCGCGGCCGTGGCCGCCGAGGAGAACGCCGTGCTCCAGCTTGAGGGCGGGCCCTCACCCGACGCGTTGTCCGACCTGCAGGCAATCCTCTGGGACATGGTGCAGACCGAGGTGCTGCAGGCCTCGGCCGAGGTCGCTGAGCTGATCCAATCGCGCCTCGCGGATTTCGCTGAGACAGCCAACCGCGGGGTCAAGCAGGCGCCGTTTTTTGTGTTGATCGGCACACAGATGCCCGCGGTACTGGTCGAGGTCGGGTTCATCACCAATCCGGACGAGGCCCGGCGGCTCAGCCGACCCGAGGTCCAACTTGAGCTGGCGCGCGCCATTGCCATGGCAATCGTGGATTACGACGCCCGCCTGCGCAACGGCATGTAG
- a CDS encoding isoaspartyl peptidase/L-asparaginase, translated as MTNTEPKIIVHGGASPKKRTDPKRREVVEQAAEAGYKVLREGGNAKDAVCSTVSILEDDPLFNAGTGSYVQMDGTCRMDACLMDSNLNVGAVIQVEQVRNPILVARRLLDLGIHSILMGTLATEFARAEGFESYDTRTDAKLKIWIEQRHRFAKVRRVEFLKLLRDQIKGEAMLGTVGAVALDRRGRLAAGTSTGGLAVDLPGRVGDVPLVGCGTYANAAAGVSCTGIGEKIIRVVLAKTATDLIEQGVDAQAACETALKRMDAIGGWAGLIAIDLRGNLGAAFNTGSMAHASRG; from the coding sequence ATGACAAATACTGAACCGAAAATTATCGTTCACGGCGGGGCGAGCCCCAAGAAACGCACCGATCCCAAACGCCGGGAGGTGGTCGAGCAGGCGGCCGAAGCGGGCTACAAAGTGCTGCGCGAGGGCGGCAACGCCAAGGACGCGGTCTGCAGCACGGTGAGCATCCTGGAAGACGATCCGCTGTTCAACGCCGGCACCGGCAGCTACGTGCAGATGGACGGCACCTGCCGGATGGACGCCTGCCTAATGGATTCCAATCTCAACGTCGGTGCGGTGATCCAGGTCGAACAGGTACGCAATCCGATCCTGGTCGCCCGCCGGCTGCTCGACCTGGGAATCCATTCGATCCTGATGGGAACCCTGGCCACGGAATTCGCGCGCGCCGAGGGTTTCGAGAGTTACGACACGCGCACCGACGCCAAGCTCAAGATCTGGATCGAGCAACGCCATCGCTTTGCCAAGGTGCGGCGGGTGGAGTTTCTCAAGCTGCTGCGCGACCAGATCAAGGGCGAGGCGATGCTCGGGACGGTGGGCGCGGTGGCGCTGGACCGGCGCGGTCGCCTGGCCGCCGGCACCAGCACCGGCGGGCTGGCCGTGGACCTGCCCGGACGGGTCGGCGACGTTCCGCTGGTCGGCTGCGGCACATATGCCAACGCCGCCGCGGGGGTGAGCTGCACCGGTATCGGCGAGAAGATCATCCGCGTGGTGTTGGCCAAGACCGCCACCGACCTGATCGAGCAGGGCGTCGACGCCCAGGCCGCGTGCGAGACCGCGCTGAAGCGGATGGATGCCATCGGCGGCTGGGCCGGGCTGATCGCCATCGACCTGCGCGGCAATCTCGGCGCCGCGTTCAACACCGGTTCCATGGCCCATGCTTCAAGAGGGTAG
- a CDS encoding dienelactone hydrolase family protein, with amino-acid sequence MDNRKLIWPALCLLLLTAVFTGCAHREYQADPYAAEFQRPTDELASFDYDRSPVPVKWKYQGLRSGCALYKVRFRVRDVELIKEKVATAYLFVPLERNVRRPAVIILPPTGGNYNLMLSFGEYFAQRGFVALVFKRRARFFKPDRELDYNTVLFRQAVIDIRRCIDLLQQQPYVDPERIGIMGVSLGAILGQLAAEADPRIKSCVMLLGASDLPQILVNSDYIVVRRLRKAIRERHDVSKKDLEQFARLQLGEVDPYAYADRIDPQSLLMINGYFDCIIKYSVAKDSWENSGRPEMYVVPTGHYSSFLMMGYAYKRIQRHLCRTLDHPYIDP; translated from the coding sequence ATGGACAATCGCAAGCTGATATGGCCGGCGCTGTGCCTGCTGCTGCTGACCGCCGTATTTACGGGATGCGCGCACCGCGAATACCAGGCCGACCCTTACGCCGCCGAGTTCCAGCGCCCCACCGACGAGCTGGCGTCTTTTGACTACGATCGCTCGCCGGTTCCGGTCAAGTGGAAGTACCAGGGCCTGCGTAGCGGCTGCGCGCTGTACAAGGTGCGGTTCCGCGTGCGCGACGTCGAGCTGATCAAAGAGAAGGTAGCCACCGCCTACCTGTTTGTGCCCCTGGAGCGCAACGTGCGTCGGCCGGCGGTGATCATCCTTCCGCCCACCGGCGGCAACTACAATCTGATGCTCAGCTTCGGCGAATACTTTGCGCAGCGCGGATTCGTTGCTCTGGTGTTCAAGCGCCGGGCGCGGTTCTTCAAGCCCGACCGCGAGCTGGATTACAACACCGTGTTGTTCCGCCAGGCGGTGATCGACATCCGCCGCTGCATCGATCTGTTGCAGCAACAGCCGTACGTCGATCCCGAGCGGATCGGGATTATGGGGGTCAGCCTGGGAGCGATCCTCGGCCAGCTTGCGGCCGAGGCCGACCCGCGGATCAAGTCCTGCGTGATGCTGCTCGGCGCCTCGGACCTGCCGCAGATCCTCGTCAACAGCGATTACATAGTCGTGCGCAGGCTGCGCAAGGCGATCCGCGAGCGACACGACGTCTCCAAGAAGGATCTCGAACAGTTCGCGCGCCTCCAGCTGGGCGAGGTCGATCCTTATGCTTATGCCGATCGCATCGACCCGCAGAGCCTGCTGATGATCAACGGCTACTTCGACTGCATCATCAAGTATTCCGTGGCCAAGGATTCCTGGGAGAACAGCGGCCGGCCCGAGATGTACGTTGTGCCCACCGGCCACTACAGCTCGTTTCTCATGATGGGCTACGCCTACAAGCGGATTCAGCGCCACCTGTGCCGCACCCTGGACCACCCCTACATCGATCCCTGA
- a CDS encoding alpha/beta hydrolase yields MKAIKQNYVVGFDSCKIHYTAYGAGTSLVTTNGAGLSTSFWRPLVDYFKPKLQVVNWDLRGHGLSYFPERLRNITIPALAEDLLGVIDDVGADKCVLVGHHVGVQIVLELYRLWPERVAALVLVCGGPSKPNEQMFNWRYGRELMQATTFLGTNFPRGVELFTELLTSSPLAFPLIRRMFLDPLFARRKDFNEFLDHLLQIDFSIFFAITRAAMEHSAEDMLEEITVPTLVVGGEDDRLTPFKVVKKMAEQIPQAQLLKVWHGTAAALVEQPAVINLRIEKFLRDCNLLSKPC; encoded by the coding sequence ATGAAAGCAATAAAGCAAAATTACGTCGTAGGCTTCGACTCCTGCAAGATCCATTACACCGCATATGGAGCAGGCACGTCGCTGGTAACGACCAACGGCGCAGGTCTCTCGACCTCGTTCTGGAGGCCGTTGGTGGATTATTTCAAGCCCAAACTGCAGGTGGTCAACTGGGATCTGCGCGGTCACGGCCTGTCGTACTTTCCCGAGAGATTGCGCAATATCACCATCCCGGCGCTGGCCGAGGATCTGCTGGGAGTGATTGACGACGTGGGCGCCGACAAGTGCGTGCTGGTCGGCCACCACGTGGGCGTACAGATCGTGCTCGAGCTCTACCGTCTGTGGCCCGAGCGCGTGGCGGCGCTGGTGCTGGTCTGCGGCGGCCCCAGCAAGCCCAACGAGCAGATGTTCAACTGGCGCTACGGCCGTGAGCTGATGCAGGCGACGACCTTCCTTGGCACCAACTTCCCGCGCGGAGTCGAGCTGTTTACCGAGCTGCTCACCTCCAGCCCGCTGGCCTTCCCGCTAATCAGGCGCATGTTCCTCGACCCGCTGTTCGCCCGCCGCAAGGACTTCAACGAGTTCCTCGATCACCTGTTGCAGATCGACTTTTCGATCTTCTTCGCGATCACCCGCGCTGCCATGGAACACAGTGCCGAGGATATGCTCGAGGAGATCACTGTGCCCACGCTGGTGGTCGGCGGCGAGGATGATCGGTTGACTCCGTTCAAGGTAGTGAAGAAAATGGCGGAGCAGATTCCGCAAGCACAACTACTCAAGGTCTGGCACGGGACTGCTGCTGCGCTCGTTGAGCAGCCGGCCGTGATCAACCTGAGAATCGAGAAGTTTTTGCGGGACTGCAACCTGCTGAGCAAACCATGTTAA
- a CDS encoding DUF4388 domain-containing protein, which translates to MSQSEDRTHYMKGSLASVPTPKVIYFFASGEKTGVLALTNGKKKVHLHFNKGKLVYVTSSYFPKLSIGDFLAERNLISEDVNLASKEEIKRSKKKQGEWLLENNYITPHDLYQALNEHVRLKLLSVFEWIEGEYYFRDNGIIDEEYQVLNLNIPALIYEGVREKLPMNKMPREFRGRKESLIFKRPDPPFMINDLPMGPGDNRMFEKLVNGKLTLRQAVHASKMKPKRAYKILYALYMLGLIGFPENVGKTRTLPKTPAAKTPKPKASKGYEISIDEELISSALESVDRIRQEVTRDVESPDSAIGEDAARLAKAAEDEEEIEVELAEEVPDYVEEEPDDEPREEYKPEQEAIDDFSLQQDMSWDKDDSTTPPEEETEEPIEEPELPDMEEKSAEELLHIGQDLIGESNFDQAQLALQKAIELDGELAEAYSFLGWVQFNLDDSQAGLSQAEQTIKQGIKIKAGQWQAYLNLGKIYRDVGENEFAELHFVKCLEHNLDCQEARDEIRKIHNK; encoded by the coding sequence ATGTCGCAAAGTGAGGATCGCACACATTATATGAAGGGGAGTCTGGCCTCGGTCCCCACTCCCAAGGTGATCTATTTCTTCGCAAGCGGCGAGAAGACCGGCGTGCTGGCTCTTACCAACGGCAAAAAGAAAGTTCATCTGCACTTCAACAAGGGCAAGCTGGTCTACGTTACCAGCAGCTATTTTCCCAAACTCTCCATCGGCGACTTTCTCGCCGAGCGCAACCTGATCTCCGAGGATGTCAACCTCGCGTCCAAGGAAGAGATCAAGCGTTCCAAAAAAAAGCAGGGCGAATGGCTGCTCGAGAACAACTACATCACGCCCCACGACCTTTACCAGGCACTCAACGAACACGTGCGGCTCAAGCTGCTGTCGGTCTTCGAGTGGATCGAGGGCGAGTACTACTTCCGTGACAACGGAATCATCGACGAAGAATACCAAGTACTCAACCTGAACATCCCGGCGTTGATCTACGAGGGCGTGCGCGAAAAACTGCCGATGAACAAGATGCCGCGCGAGTTCCGCGGACGTAAGGAAAGCCTGATCTTTAAACGGCCCGACCCGCCGTTCATGATCAACGACCTGCCGATGGGGCCTGGCGACAACAGGATGTTCGAGAAGCTGGTGAACGGCAAGCTCACCCTACGCCAGGCGGTACACGCCTCGAAAATGAAGCCCAAGCGCGCCTACAAGATCCTCTACGCGCTATATATGCTCGGTCTGATCGGTTTCCCGGAGAACGTGGGCAAGACCCGTACGCTGCCCAAAACTCCGGCCGCGAAAACTCCCAAGCCCAAGGCGAGCAAGGGCTACGAGATCAGCATCGACGAAGAGCTGATCAGCTCGGCGTTGGAGTCGGTCGACCGCATCAGGCAGGAGGTCACCCGCGACGTCGAGAGTCCGGACAGCGCGATTGGAGAAGACGCCGCGCGACTGGCCAAGGCGGCCGAAGACGAAGAAGAGATCGAGGTCGAACTCGCCGAAGAGGTGCCGGACTACGTCGAGGAAGAGCCCGACGACGAACCGCGCGAGGAATACAAGCCCGAACAGGAGGCGATCGACGATTTCTCTCTACAGCAAGACATGTCCTGGGATAAGGACGACTCGACTACTCCGCCTGAAGAGGAAACCGAGGAGCCGATCGAAGAGCCCGAGCTGCCCGACATGGAGGAGAAGTCCGCCGAGGAGCTACTGCATATTGGCCAGGATCTGATCGGGGAATCGAACTTCGATCAGGCTCAACTGGCGTTGCAAAAAGCGATCGAGCTCGACGGCGAGCTGGCGGAAGCCTACAGCTTCCTGGGTTGGGTGCAGTTCAACCTCGACGACAGCCAGGCCGGCCTGAGCCAGGCCGAGCAGACGATCAAGCAGGGGATCAAGATCAAGGCCGGTCAGTGGCAGGCCTACCTCAACCTGGGCAAGATCTACCGCGACGTGGGCGAGAACGAATTCGCCGAGCTGCACTTCGTCAAGTGCCTGGAACACAACCTCGACTGCCAAGAGGCGCGCGACGAGATCCGCAAGATCCACAATAAGTAG
- a CDS encoding radical SAM protein, which yields MNYIFGPVASRRLGYSLGIDIVPANTCSCDCLFCEVDRTSRKSVERSAFVHEERVIDELTEALALPMKVDIITFSGSGEPTLNSRLGQLIRRVKRVSELPVAVITNSTLIDRPDVRSELSAADIVLPSLHSVVPETFQRLCRPARGVSLESMIQGLATFRSSFAGQLWLEVLLVKGINDSPHELTRLRRVIDEIMPDRIQVATVTRPPADQGAQPVSRTYLENVCGLFGPSCELVGSFGRSGAAPVLGDERGRMLELLKRRAATLDEVIEALQIDRKLAKQLLTELVDSGAVQHRVFGDRDFYLSISD from the coding sequence ATGAATTACATCTTTGGACCCGTCGCTTCGCGCCGCCTGGGATACAGCCTTGGCATAGACATCGTTCCGGCCAATACCTGTTCCTGTGATTGCCTATTTTGCGAAGTAGACCGCACCTCGCGCAAGAGTGTGGAGCGCTCCGCGTTCGTGCACGAAGAGCGGGTGATCGACGAGCTGACCGAGGCGCTTGCGCTGCCGATGAAGGTCGATATCATCACGTTCTCGGGCTCGGGCGAACCGACGCTCAACAGCCGTCTGGGACAGTTGATCCGCCGCGTCAAACGGGTCAGCGAGCTTCCGGTGGCGGTAATCACCAATTCGACGCTGATCGATCGTCCGGACGTCAGGAGCGAGCTGTCAGCCGCAGACATCGTGCTGCCCAGCCTGCACAGCGTAGTCCCCGAGACCTTCCAGCGTCTGTGCCGACCAGCCCGCGGTGTGTCGCTCGAATCGATGATCCAAGGGCTGGCAACGTTTCGCAGCAGCTTTGCCGGACAGCTTTGGCTAGAGGTGCTGCTGGTTAAGGGGATCAACGACTCGCCCCACGAGCTGACGCGCCTGCGTCGCGTAATCGACGAGATCATGCCCGACAGGATCCAGGTCGCCACCGTTACCAGGCCGCCGGCAGACCAGGGCGCGCAGCCGGTCTCGCGCACCTACCTCGAGAATGTCTGCGGGCTGTTCGGCCCGAGTTGCGAGCTGGTCGGCAGCTTCGGCAGGTCCGGCGCGGCCCCGGTTTTAGGGGACGAACGCGGGCGGATGCTCGAGCTGCTCAAACGGCGGGCGGCGACATTGGACGAAGTGATCGAGGCGTTGCAGATCGACCGTAAGCTGGCCAAACAGCTATTGACCGAGTTGGTCGATTCCGGGGCTGTCCAGCACCGGGTCTTCGGCGACCGGGATTTCTACCTGTCGATCAGCGACTGA
- the tolQ gene encoding protein TolQ, with the protein MPETLTPTPEIIEVVATAANKGIWDYVLSATLTVQLVLLLLVAMSVACWAIMIIKAWQLNKAGKQSARFLDVFWEVRNLDEIYKRTRAMSDAPVAQVFAAGYNELDRFRKSGGDPRRALETVQRALGQAMRQEVSRIERSVPFLATTGNTAPFIGLFGTVWGIMRTFIDLERMTGTATLKTVGPGIAEALIATAIGLFAAIPAVVAYNYFVNRIRVMEIELENFVAEFLNIMENHILKA; encoded by the coding sequence ATGCCTGAGACCCTGACCCCGACCCCCGAAATAATCGAGGTCGTCGCGACCGCGGCGAACAAGGGGATCTGGGATTACGTGTTGAGCGCCACGCTGACCGTGCAGCTCGTGCTGCTGCTGCTCGTGGCGATGAGCGTCGCCTGTTGGGCAATTATGATCATCAAGGCCTGGCAGTTGAACAAGGCGGGCAAGCAGTCGGCGCGCTTCCTCGACGTCTTCTGGGAGGTGCGCAACCTCGACGAGATCTACAAGCGCACGCGCGCGATGAGCGACGCTCCCGTGGCCCAGGTCTTTGCCGCGGGCTACAACGAGCTCGACCGCTTCCGCAAGAGCGGCGGCGATCCGCGTCGAGCGCTGGAGACCGTCCAACGCGCGCTGGGGCAGGCGATGCGCCAAGAGGTCAGCCGCATCGAGCGCTCGGTGCCGTTCCTGGCGACCACCGGCAATACCGCGCCGTTCATCGGACTGTTCGGCACGGTCTGGGGAATCATGCGCACCTTTATCGACCTGGAGCGTATGACCGGCACCGCGACGCTCAAGACCGTGGGCCCAGGCATCGCCGAGGCGCTGATCGCCACGGCCATCGGCCTGTTCGCCGCGATCCCCGCGGTGGTGGCCTACAACTATTTCGTCAACCGCATCCGCGTGATGGAGATCGAACTCGAGAACTTCGTCGCTGAGTTCCTCAACATCATGGAGAACCACATCCTCAAGGCGTAA
- the tolR gene encoding protein TolR, which translates to MAIPTPGNGGRRRLLSEINVTPFVDVMLVLLIIFMVTAPLLTEGIRLDLPKADGKALDDAPSERVIINIKQDGSLYIGNNRYEQPEKFYATIEAIYQNRPDKDIYVRADKDVPYGVVIGVISDVQRIGVTRVGMITEPGKTQDER; encoded by the coding sequence ATGGCGATCCCCACCCCGGGCAACGGCGGTCGGCGCAGGCTGTTAAGCGAAATCAACGTTACGCCGTTTGTCGACGTAATGCTGGTGCTGCTGATCATCTTCATGGTCACCGCGCCGCTGCTGACCGAGGGCATCCGACTCGATCTGCCCAAGGCCGACGGCAAGGCGCTCGATGACGCCCCATCCGAACGCGTGATCATCAACATCAAACAGGACGGATCGCTGTACATCGGCAACAACCGCTACGAGCAGCCGGAGAAGTTCTACGCCACGATCGAGGCGATCTACCAAAACCGTCCGGACAAAGACATCTACGTCCGCGCCGATAAAGACGTGCCCTACGGCGTGGTGATCGGCGTGATCTCCGATGTCCAGCGCATCGGCGTGACGCGCGTGGGCATGATCACCGAGCCGGGCAAAACGCAGGATGAGCGATGA
- a CDS encoding TonB family protein, whose amino-acid sequence MSSGFGRRAQPSHPADRRIVISGVCLSLALNVIILTVLFAGMSQVRARQFELGDELPFSFMPAELIIDDSSLNPAQAPDVAPQPEPEPIEPPKPANTPKPRTPEVVAPMPPTQPAKTPRIRRTPEPTPDEARQAIERIRERREQSGGQVRGSVTLRGTGGSGVGNRIVSIYLNTVYNKIMNNWTSPPGLSGDNEVSVVIHIKIDSSGRITYRNVIKSSGIPAVDQQALRAVDKANPLNSPPELIKNVVAQDGINLRFFPSGR is encoded by the coding sequence ATGAGCAGCGGCTTTGGTCGCCGCGCCCAGCCAAGCCATCCGGCCGACCGCCGGATCGTAATCAGCGGCGTGTGCCTGAGCCTGGCGCTCAATGTGATCATCCTCACCGTGCTGTTCGCGGGCATGTCCCAGGTGCGAGCGCGGCAGTTCGAGCTGGGCGATGAGCTGCCCTTCAGCTTCATGCCCGCCGAATTGATAATCGACGATTCGAGCCTCAATCCCGCCCAGGCGCCGGACGTGGCGCCGCAGCCCGAGCCCGAGCCGATCGAGCCGCCAAAACCGGCGAACACGCCCAAACCGCGTACGCCCGAGGTTGTCGCGCCGATGCCGCCGACCCAGCCGGCCAAGACGCCGCGCATTAGGCGCACGCCCGAGCCCACGCCGGACGAGGCGCGCCAAGCCATCGAGCGCATCCGCGAGCGCCGCGAACAAAGCGGCGGCCAGGTCCGCGGCTCGGTCACCCTGCGCGGCACCGGCGGATCGGGCGTGGGCAACCGCATCGTCTCGATCTATCTCAACACCGTGTACAACAAGATTATGAACAACTGGACCTCGCCGCCGGGACTTTCCGGAGACAACGAGGTCTCGGTGGTGATCCACATCAAGATCGACTCGAGCGGACGAATCACCTACCGTAACGTGATAAAGTCCTCGGGCATCCCGGCAGTCGATCAGCAGGCGTTGCGCGCGGTGGACAAGGCCAACCCGCTAAATTCGCCGCCCGAGCTGATTAAAAACGTGGTGGCCCAGGACGGCATCAACCTCAGATTCTTCCCCAGCGGGAGGTGA
- the tolB gene encoding Tol-Pal system beta propeller repeat protein TolB — MNNARFARKTVFILCMALLLLTPLSAEARFTIDFINQTLDKIPVAVPEFYNMGTGANNGDLAQQATQIMVDDLHLSGYFSVRNPALYIEDRSTAGITPETIDFYDWKLINAELLIKAGFTVSEGKLTMELRLYDVFNGSLMLGKTYQGRPEDYPEMVHRFGNEIVYLVTGQEGIFGTKVVFLRGTGDNQEIYTVGIDGRNLTRITANNVGDLSPVWDSAGERIYYVSYLDGTTKIYSVSAEGGRPKLAVGYEGLNATPSISPNGKRMAMTLSKDGNSEIYTSNLDGRALRRLTASWSIEVSPCWSPEGNELVFISDRSGTPQVYKMADDGSEVRRLTFEGGYNQTPEWSPTGDKICYSGRSMGTYDIFVMNADGSYRFNLTEGVGSNEDPSWSPDGRAIVFSSTRGGRGRTLWIMNIDGSYTKQLTTPGGFDTSPSWAPRLLK, encoded by the coding sequence GTGAACAACGCCCGTTTTGCCCGAAAAACGGTATTTATACTGTGCATGGCCTTGCTGCTGCTCACGCCGCTGAGTGCCGAAGCGCGCTTCACCATCGACTTCATCAACCAGACCCTGGACAAGATCCCGGTGGCCGTGCCCGAGTTCTACAACATGGGCACCGGCGCCAATAATGGCGACCTGGCGCAGCAGGCCACGCAGATCATGGTCGACGACCTGCACTTGTCGGGCTATTTCAGCGTGCGCAATCCCGCGCTGTACATCGAGGATCGTTCCACGGCCGGGATTACGCCCGAGACCATCGACTTCTACGACTGGAAGCTGATCAACGCCGAGCTGCTGATCAAGGCCGGCTTCACGGTGAGCGAGGGCAAGCTGACCATGGAGCTGCGGCTCTACGACGTGTTCAACGGCTCGCTGATGCTCGGCAAAACCTACCAGGGCCGTCCCGAGGACTACCCGGAGATGGTCCACCGCTTCGGCAACGAGATTGTCTATCTGGTCACGGGCCAGGAGGGGATCTTCGGCACCAAGGTCGTGTTCTTGCGCGGTACGGGCGACAACCAAGAGATCTACACGGTCGGCATCGACGGCCGCAACCTGACGCGGATCACGGCCAACAACGTGGGCGACCTCAGCCCGGTGTGGGACTCCGCGGGAGAACGGATCTATTACGTCAGCTATCTGGACGGCACGACCAAGATCTACTCGGTCAGCGCCGAAGGAGGCCGGCCCAAGCTGGCCGTGGGGTACGAAGGGCTCAACGCCACTCCCTCGATCTCGCCCAACGGCAAGCGGATGGCGATGACGCTGTCCAAGGACGGCAACTCCGAAATATACACTTCGAACCTCGATGGCCGCGCCCTGCGGCGTCTGACCGCCTCCTGGTCGATTGAGGTCAGCCCCTGCTGGTCGCCCGAGGGCAATGAGCTGGTGTTCATCTCCGACCGCTCGGGCACTCCCCAGGTCTACAAGATGGCCGACGACGGCAGCGAAGTGCGGCGTCTGACCTTCGAGGGCGGCTACAATCAGACGCCGGAATGGTCCCCTACCGGCGATAAAATCTGCTACTCGGGCCGTTCAATGGGCACGTACGACATCTTCGTGATGAACGCCGACGGCTCGTATCGCTTCAATCTAACCGAGGGCGTGGGGAGCAACGAGGATCCTTCGTGGAGCCCCGATGGCCGAGCGATCGTATTCAGCTCTACCAGAGGCGGAAGAGGCCGCACGCTGTGGATAATGAACATTGACGGCAGCTATACAAAACAGTTGACAACCCCAGGGGGATTTGATACTTCTCCGTCGTGGGCTCCTAGACTACTCAAATGA
- a CDS encoding OmpA family protein codes for MKTTIRIAMVLSMVFLMAMFVGCKKCEPTMLDGAKTAIADAKACGAAQYAPDSLMAAEDALAEAEALCADKKVDEAKVKGLAAEQLGKKALNDCEAAKVPPPPPPPPPPPPPPPPADMETILFDFDDYSVRSDQQMMLNQNVGTAKQNGAMMWVLEGHCDERGTVEYNLALGDRRANSVKNFMVSAGVAPGRLTTVSFGESKPADPGHNEAAWGMNRRVEFKEK; via the coding sequence ATGAAGACCACTATCCGTATTGCGATGGTGTTGTCCATGGTCTTCCTGATGGCGATGTTTGTCGGTTGTAAGAAGTGTGAGCCGACCATGCTTGACGGAGCGAAAACGGCCATTGCCGACGCCAAGGCCTGCGGCGCCGCCCAGTACGCCCCGGACAGCCTGATGGCTGCCGAGGACGCTCTGGCTGAAGCCGAGGCGCTGTGCGCGGATAAGAAGGTGGACGAGGCAAAGGTCAAGGGGCTGGCGGCCGAGCAACTCGGCAAGAAAGCCCTGAATGATTGCGAGGCCGCCAAGGTGCCGCCTCCTCCTCCGCCTCCGCCTCCGCCGCCTCCGCCTCCGCCCCCTGCTGACATGGAAACGATCCTGTTCGACTTCGACGATTACAGTGTTCGTTCCGATCAGCAGATGATGCTGAACCAGAACGTGGGTACGGCAAAGCAGAACGGTGCGATGATGTGGGTACTCGAGGGCCATTGCGACGAGCGTGGCACCGTAGAGTACAACTTGGCGCTCGGCGATCGCCGCGCCAACTCGGTGAAGAACTTCATGGTGAGCGCCGGTGTCGCCCCTGGACGCTTGACCACCGTGAGCTTCGGCGAGAGCAAACCTGCTGACCCGGGCCACAACGAAGCCGCCTGGGGTATGAACCGGCGGGTGGAGTTCAAGGAAAAGTAA